A single region of the Brassica rapa cultivar Chiifu-401-42 chromosome A03, CAAS_Brap_v3.01, whole genome shotgun sequence genome encodes:
- the LOC103858871 gene encoding uncharacterized protein LOC103858871 isoform X3, which translates to MAKKKTRRRADAGQERDHLGCMWGFMNMFTFRHGPLSHKLLFEPKHAAGSPRNNELDKSKCRDKGSEETHVGEEGNVTITIIKPSVKKLIAEELLIDKEIKKQREENAETGQLSDSELEGRRRKNHRRKNKTRKNSCGDFSHILNTAAESEEPKVNRRAKKGSERSLDIDNMVEEFCAELHRRSRAKNGMLNHKHGQEDYKEKLRELVKFLISQKLLHGENSEIILTSKDLMEVFQILGSDEDLFLKLLQDPEIFVPQSQKGEESLSLFERTQEGEKEASDRIFILKPRSASFSSLSPESHLMRNKIEKERNSSSHFFLSEIKRKLKQAIRKEQRERGFPKINVPSKDHFFFERMAKPSSKSQKNNEDDRMQRVSNIYAEAKKHLSEMLMLNNGDVDSNSTTRQFQNSSLGNILSLPDYLSPLSSPWEKSSPSHRKSASADFINAVHISKRETHVSLPNHAMKNADISKEPDNSIQPTETEPTDKSVDIEDGTANTAANLPGSTDDVMIINEIDIVPEEAIPTLVGDLPKAEAHNAQRDSIISKQASDEERQPPVSSSVESPSHCLAKSEEECKSHVPEWSSPISVLEPLFIEDDISPPKMRSQSDEEEAQVQPWCIHFDDKEYSVRTITSDKEVVFKYVRSVLDAVVSDFEELYLKAQFSDQLLEPALISNIPFSPNQLCHDHELLFDCINEVIMELCCCPPWASFVAPRTRVFSTVKSIVHEVQEVVYWHLLPLPLPHALDQIVRKDLAKSGNWLDIRCDIDCIGFETSELILEELLEELALNCLNNSEHSLVPAELKTDESILVL; encoded by the exons ATGGCCAAGAAGAAAACTCGACGTCGTGCAGATGCTGGACAGGAGAGGGATCATTTAGGCTGCATGTGGGGATTTATGAATATGTTTACTTTCCGCCATGGACCACTCTCTCACAAGCTCCTTTTCGAACCAAAGCATG CTGCTGGAAGTCCTAGGAACAATGAACTTGACAAGTCCAAATGCCGTGACAAAGGATCTGAAGAAACCCAT GTTGGTGAAGAAGGCAATGTCACGATCACGATTATAAAGCCAAGTGTGAAGAAACTCATAGCAGAAGAGTTGCTCATCGACAAGGAAATCAAGAAGCAGAGGGAGGAGAATGCTGAAACAGGACAGTTGTCAGACTCTGAACtcgaaggaagaagaaggaaaaacCATAGGAGAAAAAACAAGACCCGCAAGAACAGCTGCGGTGATTTTAGCCATATTTTAAACACAGCTGCTGAAAGTGAAGAGCCTAAAGTTAATCGCAGAGCTAAGAAGGGCTCTGAGAGAAGTCTTGACATTGATAATATGGTCGAAGAGTTCTGTGCAGAGTTACATCGCAGAAGCCGTGCAAAGAATGGGATGCTGAACCACAAACACGGCCAAGAAGATTATAAAGAAAAGCTGAGGGAGTTGGTCAAGTTTTTAATCAGTCAGAAGCTTTTACATGGAGAAAATAGTGAAATAATCCTTACATCCAAGGACTTGATGGAAGTGTTTCAGATTCTTGGATCAGATGAGGATTTGTTTCTCAAACTTCTGCAAGATCCAGAGATATTTGTGCCTCAAAGCCAGAAAGGAGAAGAAAGCTTGAGCTTGTTTGAGAGAACACAAGAAGGAGAGAAAGAAGCTTCAGACCGTATTTTCATACTGAAGCCAAGATCAGCAAGCTTTTCAAGTTTGTCACCTGAGTCTCATTTGATGAGAAACAAAATAGAGAAGGAGAGAAACAGCAGTTCACATTTCTTTCTTTCAGAGATCAAGAGGAAGCTGAAACAAGCAATCAGAAAGGAGCAGCGTGAGAGAGGGTTTCCTAAAATTAATGTGCCATCTAAAGATCATTTCTTTTTCGAGCGGATGGCAAAGCCTTCATCAAAATCTCAGAAGAACAATGAAGACGATAGAATGCAAAGGGTGTCTAACATTTATGCAGAGGCCAAGAAACATCTCTCTGAGATGTTAATGTTAAACAATGGAGATGTAGATTCAAACTCAACGACCAGACAGTTTCAAAACAGCAGCCTGGGAAATATTCTCTCCCTTCCTGACTACTTGTCTCCTCTAAGCAGCCCATGGGAAAAGAGCTCACCTTCACACAGGAAGTCTGCTTCTGCTGATTTCATCAATGCTGTGCACATCAGCAAGAGAGAAACTCATGTGAGCCTACCAAACCATGCAATGAAAAATGCTGATATAAGCAAGGAACCTGACAATTCTATCCAACCAACAGAAACTGAACCTACTGATAAAAGTGTTGACATTGAGGATGGAACTGCTAACACTGCAG CCAATCTTCCAGGTTCTACAGATGATGTAATGATTATTAATGAGATAGATATAGTTCCAGAGGAAGCAATCCCTACTTTGGTTGGTGACTTACCCAAAGCTGAAGCTCATAATGCACAGAGAGATAGTATAATCTCAAAACAG GCTTCTgatgaagagagacaaccaccAGTGTCTTCCTCTGTGGAATCACCATCTCACTGTTTAGCTAAAAGTGAGGAGGAGTGCAAATCACATGTTCCGGAATGGTCAAGCCCAATATCAGTTCTTGAGCCACTCTTCATTGAAGATGATATAAGCCCACCAAAAATGCGATCTCAGTCTG atgaagaagaagcaCAAGTGCAACCATGGTGTATCCACTTCGATGATAAAGAATATTCtgtcagaaccatcacaagtgACAAAGAAGTGGTGTTCAAGTATGTAAGATCTGTCTTGGACGCTGTTGTGTCGGATTTTGAAGAGCTCTATCTCAAGGCACAATTCTCTGACCAGCTTCTTGAACCGGCACTGATCAGCAACATACCATTCTCTCCAAACCAGCTTTGTCATGACCATGAGCTCCTCTTTGACTGCATCAACGAAGTAATCATGGAGCTCTGCTGTTGCCCTCCATGGGCTTCGTTTGTTGCACCAAGAACCCGAGTCTTCTCTACCGTCAAAAGCATCGTTCACGAGGTTCAAGAAGTGGTCTACTGGCATCTCTTGCCTTTGCCACTCCCTCACGCGCTGGATCAAATAGTTAGGAAAGATTTGGCTAAATCTGGAAACTGGTTAGACATCAGATGTGACATTGACTGCATTGGCTTTGAAACTAGTGAACTGATTCTCGAGGAATTACTTGAAGAGCTCGCTCTGAACTGCCTCAACAACAGTGAGCACTCTCTGGTTCCAGCTGAGTTGAAGACTGATGAGAGCATCCTTGTTTTATAA
- the LOC103858871 gene encoding uncharacterized protein LOC103858871 isoform X1 → MAKKKTRRRADAGQERDHLGCMWGFMNMFTFRHGPLSHKLLFEPKHVVLIVPSAAGSPRNNELDKSKCRDKGSEETHVGEEGNVTITIIKPSVKKLIAEELLIDKEIKKQREENAETGQLSDSELEGRRRKNHRRKNKTRKNSCGDFSHILNTAAESEEPKVNRRAKKGSERSLDIDNMVEEFCAELHRRSRAKNGMLNHKHGQEDYKEKLRELVKFLISQKLLHGENSEIILTSKDLMEVFQILGSDEDLFLKLLQDPEIFVPQSQKGEESLSLFERTQEGEKEASDRIFILKPRSASFSSLSPESHLMRNKIEKERNSSSHFFLSEIKRKLKQAIRKEQRERGFPKINVPSKDHFFFERMAKPSSKSQKNNEDDRMQRVSNIYAEAKKHLSEMLMLNNGDVDSNSTTRQFQNSSLGNILSLPDYLSPLSSPWEKSSPSHRKSASADFINAVHISKRETHVSLPNHAMKNADISKEPDNSIQPTETEPTDKSVDIEDGTANTAANLPGSTDDVMIINEIDIVPEEAIPTLVGDLPKAEAHNAQRDSIISKQASDEERQPPVSSSVESPSHCLAKSEEECKSHVPEWSSPISVLEPLFIEDDISPPKMRSQSDEEEAQVQPWCIHFDDKEYSVRTITSDKEVVFKYVRSVLDAVVSDFEELYLKAQFSDQLLEPALISNIPFSPNQLCHDHELLFDCINEVIMELCCCPPWASFVAPRTRVFSTVKSIVHEVQEVVYWHLLPLPLPHALDQIVRKDLAKSGNWLDIRCDIDCIGFETSELILEELLEELALNCLNNSEHSLVPAELKTDESILVL, encoded by the exons ATGGCCAAGAAGAAAACTCGACGTCGTGCAGATGCTGGACAGGAGAGGGATCATTTAGGCTGCATGTGGGGATTTATGAATATGTTTACTTTCCGCCATGGACCACTCTCTCACAAGCTCCTTTTCGAACCAAAGCATG TTGTGTTAATTGTTCCATCAGCTGCTGGAAGTCCTAGGAACAATGAACTTGACAAGTCCAAATGCCGTGACAAAGGATCTGAAGAAACCCAT GTTGGTGAAGAAGGCAATGTCACGATCACGATTATAAAGCCAAGTGTGAAGAAACTCATAGCAGAAGAGTTGCTCATCGACAAGGAAATCAAGAAGCAGAGGGAGGAGAATGCTGAAACAGGACAGTTGTCAGACTCTGAACtcgaaggaagaagaaggaaaaacCATAGGAGAAAAAACAAGACCCGCAAGAACAGCTGCGGTGATTTTAGCCATATTTTAAACACAGCTGCTGAAAGTGAAGAGCCTAAAGTTAATCGCAGAGCTAAGAAGGGCTCTGAGAGAAGTCTTGACATTGATAATATGGTCGAAGAGTTCTGTGCAGAGTTACATCGCAGAAGCCGTGCAAAGAATGGGATGCTGAACCACAAACACGGCCAAGAAGATTATAAAGAAAAGCTGAGGGAGTTGGTCAAGTTTTTAATCAGTCAGAAGCTTTTACATGGAGAAAATAGTGAAATAATCCTTACATCCAAGGACTTGATGGAAGTGTTTCAGATTCTTGGATCAGATGAGGATTTGTTTCTCAAACTTCTGCAAGATCCAGAGATATTTGTGCCTCAAAGCCAGAAAGGAGAAGAAAGCTTGAGCTTGTTTGAGAGAACACAAGAAGGAGAGAAAGAAGCTTCAGACCGTATTTTCATACTGAAGCCAAGATCAGCAAGCTTTTCAAGTTTGTCACCTGAGTCTCATTTGATGAGAAACAAAATAGAGAAGGAGAGAAACAGCAGTTCACATTTCTTTCTTTCAGAGATCAAGAGGAAGCTGAAACAAGCAATCAGAAAGGAGCAGCGTGAGAGAGGGTTTCCTAAAATTAATGTGCCATCTAAAGATCATTTCTTTTTCGAGCGGATGGCAAAGCCTTCATCAAAATCTCAGAAGAACAATGAAGACGATAGAATGCAAAGGGTGTCTAACATTTATGCAGAGGCCAAGAAACATCTCTCTGAGATGTTAATGTTAAACAATGGAGATGTAGATTCAAACTCAACGACCAGACAGTTTCAAAACAGCAGCCTGGGAAATATTCTCTCCCTTCCTGACTACTTGTCTCCTCTAAGCAGCCCATGGGAAAAGAGCTCACCTTCACACAGGAAGTCTGCTTCTGCTGATTTCATCAATGCTGTGCACATCAGCAAGAGAGAAACTCATGTGAGCCTACCAAACCATGCAATGAAAAATGCTGATATAAGCAAGGAACCTGACAATTCTATCCAACCAACAGAAACTGAACCTACTGATAAAAGTGTTGACATTGAGGATGGAACTGCTAACACTGCAG CCAATCTTCCAGGTTCTACAGATGATGTAATGATTATTAATGAGATAGATATAGTTCCAGAGGAAGCAATCCCTACTTTGGTTGGTGACTTACCCAAAGCTGAAGCTCATAATGCACAGAGAGATAGTATAATCTCAAAACAG GCTTCTgatgaagagagacaaccaccAGTGTCTTCCTCTGTGGAATCACCATCTCACTGTTTAGCTAAAAGTGAGGAGGAGTGCAAATCACATGTTCCGGAATGGTCAAGCCCAATATCAGTTCTTGAGCCACTCTTCATTGAAGATGATATAAGCCCACCAAAAATGCGATCTCAGTCTG atgaagaagaagcaCAAGTGCAACCATGGTGTATCCACTTCGATGATAAAGAATATTCtgtcagaaccatcacaagtgACAAAGAAGTGGTGTTCAAGTATGTAAGATCTGTCTTGGACGCTGTTGTGTCGGATTTTGAAGAGCTCTATCTCAAGGCACAATTCTCTGACCAGCTTCTTGAACCGGCACTGATCAGCAACATACCATTCTCTCCAAACCAGCTTTGTCATGACCATGAGCTCCTCTTTGACTGCATCAACGAAGTAATCATGGAGCTCTGCTGTTGCCCTCCATGGGCTTCGTTTGTTGCACCAAGAACCCGAGTCTTCTCTACCGTCAAAAGCATCGTTCACGAGGTTCAAGAAGTGGTCTACTGGCATCTCTTGCCTTTGCCACTCCCTCACGCGCTGGATCAAATAGTTAGGAAAGATTTGGCTAAATCTGGAAACTGGTTAGACATCAGATGTGACATTGACTGCATTGGCTTTGAAACTAGTGAACTGATTCTCGAGGAATTACTTGAAGAGCTCGCTCTGAACTGCCTCAACAACAGTGAGCACTCTCTGGTTCCAGCTGAGTTGAAGACTGATGAGAGCATCCTTGTTTTATAA
- the LOC103858871 gene encoding uncharacterized protein LOC103858871 isoform X2 has product MAKKKTRRRADAGQERDHLGCMWGFMNMFTFRHGPLSHKLLFEPKHVVLIVPSAAGSPRNNELDKSKCRDKGSEETHVGEEGNVTITIIKPSVKKLIAEELLIDKEIKKQREENAETGQLSDSELEGRRRKNHRRKNKTRKNSCGDFSHILNTAAESEEPKVNRRAKKGSERSLDIDNMVEEFCAELHRRSRAKNGMLNHKHGQEDYKEKLRELVKFLISQKLLHGENSEIILTSKDLMEVFQILGSDEDLFLKLLQDPEIFVPQSQKGEESLSLFERTQEGEKEASDRIFILKPRSASFSSLSPESHLMRNKIEKERNSSSHFFLSEIKRKLKQAIRKEQRERGFPKINVPSKDHFFFERMAKPSSKSQKNNEDDRMQRVSNIYAEAKKHLSEMLMLNNGDVDSNSTTRQFQNSSLGNILSLPDYLSPLSSPWEKSSPSHRKSASADFINAVHISKRETHVSLPNHAMKNADISKEPDNSIQPTETEPTDKSVDIEDGTANTAGSTDDVMIINEIDIVPEEAIPTLVGDLPKAEAHNAQRDSIISKQASDEERQPPVSSSVESPSHCLAKSEEECKSHVPEWSSPISVLEPLFIEDDISPPKMRSQSDEEEAQVQPWCIHFDDKEYSVRTITSDKEVVFKYVRSVLDAVVSDFEELYLKAQFSDQLLEPALISNIPFSPNQLCHDHELLFDCINEVIMELCCCPPWASFVAPRTRVFSTVKSIVHEVQEVVYWHLLPLPLPHALDQIVRKDLAKSGNWLDIRCDIDCIGFETSELILEELLEELALNCLNNSEHSLVPAELKTDESILVL; this is encoded by the exons ATGGCCAAGAAGAAAACTCGACGTCGTGCAGATGCTGGACAGGAGAGGGATCATTTAGGCTGCATGTGGGGATTTATGAATATGTTTACTTTCCGCCATGGACCACTCTCTCACAAGCTCCTTTTCGAACCAAAGCATG TTGTGTTAATTGTTCCATCAGCTGCTGGAAGTCCTAGGAACAATGAACTTGACAAGTCCAAATGCCGTGACAAAGGATCTGAAGAAACCCAT GTTGGTGAAGAAGGCAATGTCACGATCACGATTATAAAGCCAAGTGTGAAGAAACTCATAGCAGAAGAGTTGCTCATCGACAAGGAAATCAAGAAGCAGAGGGAGGAGAATGCTGAAACAGGACAGTTGTCAGACTCTGAACtcgaaggaagaagaaggaaaaacCATAGGAGAAAAAACAAGACCCGCAAGAACAGCTGCGGTGATTTTAGCCATATTTTAAACACAGCTGCTGAAAGTGAAGAGCCTAAAGTTAATCGCAGAGCTAAGAAGGGCTCTGAGAGAAGTCTTGACATTGATAATATGGTCGAAGAGTTCTGTGCAGAGTTACATCGCAGAAGCCGTGCAAAGAATGGGATGCTGAACCACAAACACGGCCAAGAAGATTATAAAGAAAAGCTGAGGGAGTTGGTCAAGTTTTTAATCAGTCAGAAGCTTTTACATGGAGAAAATAGTGAAATAATCCTTACATCCAAGGACTTGATGGAAGTGTTTCAGATTCTTGGATCAGATGAGGATTTGTTTCTCAAACTTCTGCAAGATCCAGAGATATTTGTGCCTCAAAGCCAGAAAGGAGAAGAAAGCTTGAGCTTGTTTGAGAGAACACAAGAAGGAGAGAAAGAAGCTTCAGACCGTATTTTCATACTGAAGCCAAGATCAGCAAGCTTTTCAAGTTTGTCACCTGAGTCTCATTTGATGAGAAACAAAATAGAGAAGGAGAGAAACAGCAGTTCACATTTCTTTCTTTCAGAGATCAAGAGGAAGCTGAAACAAGCAATCAGAAAGGAGCAGCGTGAGAGAGGGTTTCCTAAAATTAATGTGCCATCTAAAGATCATTTCTTTTTCGAGCGGATGGCAAAGCCTTCATCAAAATCTCAGAAGAACAATGAAGACGATAGAATGCAAAGGGTGTCTAACATTTATGCAGAGGCCAAGAAACATCTCTCTGAGATGTTAATGTTAAACAATGGAGATGTAGATTCAAACTCAACGACCAGACAGTTTCAAAACAGCAGCCTGGGAAATATTCTCTCCCTTCCTGACTACTTGTCTCCTCTAAGCAGCCCATGGGAAAAGAGCTCACCTTCACACAGGAAGTCTGCTTCTGCTGATTTCATCAATGCTGTGCACATCAGCAAGAGAGAAACTCATGTGAGCCTACCAAACCATGCAATGAAAAATGCTGATATAAGCAAGGAACCTGACAATTCTATCCAACCAACAGAAACTGAACCTACTGATAAAAGTGTTGACATTGAGGATGGAACTGCTAACACTGCAG GTTCTACAGATGATGTAATGATTATTAATGAGATAGATATAGTTCCAGAGGAAGCAATCCCTACTTTGGTTGGTGACTTACCCAAAGCTGAAGCTCATAATGCACAGAGAGATAGTATAATCTCAAAACAG GCTTCTgatgaagagagacaaccaccAGTGTCTTCCTCTGTGGAATCACCATCTCACTGTTTAGCTAAAAGTGAGGAGGAGTGCAAATCACATGTTCCGGAATGGTCAAGCCCAATATCAGTTCTTGAGCCACTCTTCATTGAAGATGATATAAGCCCACCAAAAATGCGATCTCAGTCTG atgaagaagaagcaCAAGTGCAACCATGGTGTATCCACTTCGATGATAAAGAATATTCtgtcagaaccatcacaagtgACAAAGAAGTGGTGTTCAAGTATGTAAGATCTGTCTTGGACGCTGTTGTGTCGGATTTTGAAGAGCTCTATCTCAAGGCACAATTCTCTGACCAGCTTCTTGAACCGGCACTGATCAGCAACATACCATTCTCTCCAAACCAGCTTTGTCATGACCATGAGCTCCTCTTTGACTGCATCAACGAAGTAATCATGGAGCTCTGCTGTTGCCCTCCATGGGCTTCGTTTGTTGCACCAAGAACCCGAGTCTTCTCTACCGTCAAAAGCATCGTTCACGAGGTTCAAGAAGTGGTCTACTGGCATCTCTTGCCTTTGCCACTCCCTCACGCGCTGGATCAAATAGTTAGGAAAGATTTGGCTAAATCTGGAAACTGGTTAGACATCAGATGTGACATTGACTGCATTGGCTTTGAAACTAGTGAACTGATTCTCGAGGAATTACTTGAAGAGCTCGCTCTGAACTGCCTCAACAACAGTGAGCACTCTCTGGTTCCAGCTGAGTTGAAGACTGATGAGAGCATCCTTGTTTTATAA
- the LOC103858871 gene encoding uncharacterized protein LOC103858871 isoform X4, which yields MAKKKTRRRADAGQERDHLGCMWGFMNMFTFRHGPLSHKLLFEPKHAAGSPRNNELDKSKCRDKGSEETHVGEEGNVTITIIKPSVKKLIAEELLIDKEIKKQREENAETGQLSDSELEGRRRKNHRRKNKTRKNSCGDFSHILNTAAESEEPKVNRRAKKGSERSLDIDNMVEEFCAELHRRSRAKNGMLNHKHGQEDYKEKLRELVKFLISQKLLHGENSEIILTSKDLMEVFQILGSDEDLFLKLLQDPEIFVPQSQKGEESLSLFERTQEGEKEASDRIFILKPRSASFSSLSPESHLMRNKIEKERNSSSHFFLSEIKRKLKQAIRKEQRERGFPKINVPSKDHFFFERMAKPSSKSQKNNEDDRMQRVSNIYAEAKKHLSEMLMLNNGDVDSNSTTRQFQNSSLGNILSLPDYLSPLSSPWEKSSPSHRKSASADFINAVHISKRETHVSLPNHAMKNADISKEPDNSIQPTETEPTDKSVDIEDGTANTAGSTDDVMIINEIDIVPEEAIPTLVGDLPKAEAHNAQRDSIISKQASDEERQPPVSSSVESPSHCLAKSEEECKSHVPEWSSPISVLEPLFIEDDISPPKMRSQSDEEEAQVQPWCIHFDDKEYSVRTITSDKEVVFKYVRSVLDAVVSDFEELYLKAQFSDQLLEPALISNIPFSPNQLCHDHELLFDCINEVIMELCCCPPWASFVAPRTRVFSTVKSIVHEVQEVVYWHLLPLPLPHALDQIVRKDLAKSGNWLDIRCDIDCIGFETSELILEELLEELALNCLNNSEHSLVPAELKTDESILVL from the exons ATGGCCAAGAAGAAAACTCGACGTCGTGCAGATGCTGGACAGGAGAGGGATCATTTAGGCTGCATGTGGGGATTTATGAATATGTTTACTTTCCGCCATGGACCACTCTCTCACAAGCTCCTTTTCGAACCAAAGCATG CTGCTGGAAGTCCTAGGAACAATGAACTTGACAAGTCCAAATGCCGTGACAAAGGATCTGAAGAAACCCAT GTTGGTGAAGAAGGCAATGTCACGATCACGATTATAAAGCCAAGTGTGAAGAAACTCATAGCAGAAGAGTTGCTCATCGACAAGGAAATCAAGAAGCAGAGGGAGGAGAATGCTGAAACAGGACAGTTGTCAGACTCTGAACtcgaaggaagaagaaggaaaaacCATAGGAGAAAAAACAAGACCCGCAAGAACAGCTGCGGTGATTTTAGCCATATTTTAAACACAGCTGCTGAAAGTGAAGAGCCTAAAGTTAATCGCAGAGCTAAGAAGGGCTCTGAGAGAAGTCTTGACATTGATAATATGGTCGAAGAGTTCTGTGCAGAGTTACATCGCAGAAGCCGTGCAAAGAATGGGATGCTGAACCACAAACACGGCCAAGAAGATTATAAAGAAAAGCTGAGGGAGTTGGTCAAGTTTTTAATCAGTCAGAAGCTTTTACATGGAGAAAATAGTGAAATAATCCTTACATCCAAGGACTTGATGGAAGTGTTTCAGATTCTTGGATCAGATGAGGATTTGTTTCTCAAACTTCTGCAAGATCCAGAGATATTTGTGCCTCAAAGCCAGAAAGGAGAAGAAAGCTTGAGCTTGTTTGAGAGAACACAAGAAGGAGAGAAAGAAGCTTCAGACCGTATTTTCATACTGAAGCCAAGATCAGCAAGCTTTTCAAGTTTGTCACCTGAGTCTCATTTGATGAGAAACAAAATAGAGAAGGAGAGAAACAGCAGTTCACATTTCTTTCTTTCAGAGATCAAGAGGAAGCTGAAACAAGCAATCAGAAAGGAGCAGCGTGAGAGAGGGTTTCCTAAAATTAATGTGCCATCTAAAGATCATTTCTTTTTCGAGCGGATGGCAAAGCCTTCATCAAAATCTCAGAAGAACAATGAAGACGATAGAATGCAAAGGGTGTCTAACATTTATGCAGAGGCCAAGAAACATCTCTCTGAGATGTTAATGTTAAACAATGGAGATGTAGATTCAAACTCAACGACCAGACAGTTTCAAAACAGCAGCCTGGGAAATATTCTCTCCCTTCCTGACTACTTGTCTCCTCTAAGCAGCCCATGGGAAAAGAGCTCACCTTCACACAGGAAGTCTGCTTCTGCTGATTTCATCAATGCTGTGCACATCAGCAAGAGAGAAACTCATGTGAGCCTACCAAACCATGCAATGAAAAATGCTGATATAAGCAAGGAACCTGACAATTCTATCCAACCAACAGAAACTGAACCTACTGATAAAAGTGTTGACATTGAGGATGGAACTGCTAACACTGCAG GTTCTACAGATGATGTAATGATTATTAATGAGATAGATATAGTTCCAGAGGAAGCAATCCCTACTTTGGTTGGTGACTTACCCAAAGCTGAAGCTCATAATGCACAGAGAGATAGTATAATCTCAAAACAG GCTTCTgatgaagagagacaaccaccAGTGTCTTCCTCTGTGGAATCACCATCTCACTGTTTAGCTAAAAGTGAGGAGGAGTGCAAATCACATGTTCCGGAATGGTCAAGCCCAATATCAGTTCTTGAGCCACTCTTCATTGAAGATGATATAAGCCCACCAAAAATGCGATCTCAGTCTG atgaagaagaagcaCAAGTGCAACCATGGTGTATCCACTTCGATGATAAAGAATATTCtgtcagaaccatcacaagtgACAAAGAAGTGGTGTTCAAGTATGTAAGATCTGTCTTGGACGCTGTTGTGTCGGATTTTGAAGAGCTCTATCTCAAGGCACAATTCTCTGACCAGCTTCTTGAACCGGCACTGATCAGCAACATACCATTCTCTCCAAACCAGCTTTGTCATGACCATGAGCTCCTCTTTGACTGCATCAACGAAGTAATCATGGAGCTCTGCTGTTGCCCTCCATGGGCTTCGTTTGTTGCACCAAGAACCCGAGTCTTCTCTACCGTCAAAAGCATCGTTCACGAGGTTCAAGAAGTGGTCTACTGGCATCTCTTGCCTTTGCCACTCCCTCACGCGCTGGATCAAATAGTTAGGAAAGATTTGGCTAAATCTGGAAACTGGTTAGACATCAGATGTGACATTGACTGCATTGGCTTTGAAACTAGTGAACTGATTCTCGAGGAATTACTTGAAGAGCTCGCTCTGAACTGCCTCAACAACAGTGAGCACTCTCTGGTTCCAGCTGAGTTGAAGACTGATGAGAGCATCCTTGTTTTATAA